One stretch of Punica granatum isolate Tunisia-2019 chromosome 5, ASM765513v2, whole genome shotgun sequence DNA includes these proteins:
- the LOC116207213 gene encoding NAC domain-containing protein 73-like gives MEMNIWCPTNDSGEVEEAADKIITSISHVSSDSDYRGALITYCLSCGHPIELYDQGRIHELPGLPAGVKFDPTDHEILEHLEAKAMEDGKRLHPLIDEFIKTLEGDNGICCTHPEKLPGVRSDGQIRHFFHRPSKAYTTGNRKRRRIHMGKNTEGETRWHKTGKTRPILSGGKVKGFKKILVLYTNHGRQRKPEKTNWVMHQYHLGDNKEEKDGELVVSKVFYQTQPKQSGQTRKKEMETTTNYSRDESLHGNQLPEDRCNYNNYSPVQGGRESSNDQISPAQLRLILNSVIGQEDESFFADQFIKMQEENS, from the exons ATGGAGATGAATATATGGTGTCCCACTAACGACTCCGGCGAAGTGGAAGAAGCAGCTGATAAGATAATCACATCAATATCTCATGTATCCAGCGACTCTGACTATAGGGGAGCATTGATTACCTACTGTCTCTCGTGCGGCCATCCAATCGAGCTCTATGATCAG GGTCGGATCCATGAGCTGCCGGGGCTACCAGCCGGGGTGAAGTTCGATCCCACGGACCATGAAATTTTGGAACATTTGGAAGCGAAAGCTATGGAAGATGGGAAAAGGCTACATCCTCTCATTGATGAATTCATCAAAACCCTAGAAGGCGACAATGGTATTTGCTGCACTCACCCCGAGAAACTACCTg GAGTGAGAAGTGATGGCCAAATCCGCCACTTTTTCCACCGGCCTTCGAAGGCGTACACCACCGGCAACCGGAAGCGAAGAAGAATCCACATGGGCAAAAACACCGAGGGCGAGACCCGGTGGCACAAGACAGGCAAGACAAGGCCAATCCTCTCGGGTGGCAAGGTTAAAGGGTTTAAGAAAATCCTTGTCCTCTACACCAACCACGGGAGGCAGAGGAAGCCCGAGAAGACAAACTGGGTGATGCACCAGTATCACCTCGGCGATAACAAAGAGGAGAAAGATGGAGAATTAGTAGTCTCCAAAGTGTTCTACCAGACGCAACCTAAGCAAAGCGGCCAGAcaagaaagaaggaaatggAAACTACAACTAATTACAGTAGGGATGAAAGCTTGCATGGGAACCAACTACCCGAAGATCGGTGTAACTACAACAATTACAGCCCTGTTCAAGGTGGTCGTGAGTCCTCTAACGACCAAATTAGCCCAGCTCAGTTGAGGCTGATTCTAAACTCGGTCATTGGGCAGGAAGACGAGTCCTTCTTTGCTGATCAGTTCATCAAGATGCAGGAAGAGAATTCATGA